A stretch of Campylobacter gracilis DNA encodes these proteins:
- a CDS encoding thiamine-phosphate kinase, translating into MDKERYIFEKFRSKLNGDDCAVIGERAYCKDLFVEGVHFRRGWLSLREIGAKAMLVNISDMIATNARAKYALLGLALPREIGTREIDELCAGVSETAREWGIRIIGGDTIGSDRIALSVSLIGKCKRPVFRSGARVGDLIAHTGELGSVGRDLAVLLRDEISPASSQTQNRNDKISSVQSSSTAPQGLNAETSTAQNPGDEVRSPDDKISLAHARLQSLDNETSAIQILDLEPQSLDDKILPAYVEPLNLDAENSAENSVSQSRKNRKDSTSQSLACENSAPQSQAYEGSVFDLRAKISKNSRFVRPVLRDKFFYKAAKFISAAMDISDGLAQDLPRLLEASGVGARWIARPSEAALQSGEEYEILFSFAPKFLPKIYAIAAKTGVAINIIAEVCPRTPQSSMEFRGSSHHFAP; encoded by the coding sequence ATGGATAAGGAGCGGTATATTTTTGAGAAATTTAGATCGAAGCTTAACGGCGATGATTGCGCCGTAATCGGCGAGCGGGCGTATTGCAAGGACCTTTTTGTCGAGGGCGTGCACTTTCGCCGCGGCTGGCTGAGCCTGCGCGAGATCGGCGCAAAGGCGATGCTCGTAAACATCTCGGATATGATCGCGACGAATGCGCGCGCCAAATACGCCCTGCTGGGGCTTGCGCTGCCGCGCGAGATCGGCACGCGTGAGATCGACGAGCTGTGCGCAGGCGTGAGCGAAACGGCGCGCGAGTGGGGCATACGGATCATCGGCGGCGACACGATCGGCTCGGATCGCATCGCGCTTAGCGTGAGTCTGATCGGCAAGTGCAAGCGCCCCGTGTTTCGCAGCGGCGCGCGCGTGGGCGATCTCATCGCGCATACGGGCGAGCTAGGCAGCGTCGGGCGCGATCTGGCGGTGCTTTTAAGAGATGAAATTTCGCCCGCTAGCTCGCAGACGCAAAACCGAAACGATAAAATTTCGTCGGTGCAAAGCTCAAGCACCGCGCCGCAGGGCCTAAACGCCGAGACTTCGACGGCACAAAATCCTGGCGATGAGGTGCGAAGCCCGGACGATAAAATTTCGCTCGCTCATGCTAGGCTACAGAGCCTGGATAATGAAACTTCGGCAATACAAATTTTGGATCTTGAGCCGCAAAGTCTGGACGATAAAATTTTGCCTGCGTACGTCGAGCCGCTGAACCTGGATGCCGAAAATTCGGCAGAAAATTCCGTGTCGCAGAGCAGAAAGAATCGCAAGGATTCTACGTCGCAAAGCCTCGCATGTGAAAATTCCGCGCCTCAAAGCCAGGCATACGAAGGCTCCGTGTTTGATCTGCGCGCAAAAATTTCAAAGAATTCGCGCTTCGTCAGACCCGTTTTGCGCGATAAGTTTTTTTACAAGGCAGCGAAGTTCATCAGCGCGGCGATGGACATTAGCGATGGGCTTGCGCAGGACTTGCCCCGCCTGCTGGAGGCTAGCGGCGTTGGTGCGCGCTGGATAGCCCGCCCTAGCGAGGCTGCGTTGCAAAGCGGCGAGGAGTATGAGATTTTGTTTAGCTTCGCGCCGAAGTTTTTGCCTAAAATCTACGCGATTGCCGCTAAAACGGGCGTCGCGATCAATATCATCGCCGAGGTTTGCCCGCGCACGCCGCAAAGCTCGATGGAATTTCGCGGCAGCTCGCATCACTTCGCGCCTTGA
- a CDS encoding outer membrane protein assembly factor BamB family protein — translation MLLDTFSRDFSECKRSVLAYEQCEIFSAASALCYPQDGHFVLNTRYYEGFVNSPAKLIKIQDGEMSELGDAPAPVKQIYNDARTYEFDGFCVRMSSPFMMECIASQGGSNLNGAAADLGGTPNSSGAAGENLKNSSENDDAATVYKAHKSNPRNETSETKDKISNSGKQARKKSAAKGKTLWRLKLGAYLYTPVCLRGGALHFDAQDKRQGRETLYFGTTGKGGHLYAVDAASGEVIFKLDTGGTEYFAWYEDKILLADRRGKPVLISADDGSILKEVGFGKFQFGSDQIMLASGGRLYAVANDGAAMYAVCADI, via the coding sequence GTGCTGCTAGATACATTTTCGCGCGATTTTAGCGAATGCAAAAGATCGGTGCTTGCCTACGAGCAGTGCGAAATTTTCTCTGCCGCCTCTGCGCTTTGTTACCCGCAGGACGGCCACTTCGTGCTAAATACGAGATACTACGAGGGCTTCGTCAATTCGCCCGCAAAGCTCATCAAAATACAAGACGGCGAAATGAGCGAGCTTGGCGACGCTCCTGCGCCCGTGAAGCAGATCTACAACGATGCGCGAACCTACGAATTTGACGGCTTTTGCGTGCGGATGAGTTCGCCCTTTATGATGGAGTGTATAGCTTCGCAAGGCGGGTCAAATTTAAACGGCGCGGCAGCTGATTTAGGCGGTACGCCAAATTCTAGCGGCGCGGCGGGCGAAAATTTGAAAAATTCCTCCGAAAATGACGATGCGGCGACTGTTTACAAAGCGCACAAAAGCAATCCGCGCAATGAAACGAGCGAGACGAAAGATAAAATTTCAAACAGCGGCAAGCAAGCCCGCAAAAAATCCGCCGCAAAAGGCAAAACTCTTTGGCGGCTGAAGTTAGGAGCGTATCTATATACGCCTGTTTGCCTGCGCGGCGGAGCACTGCATTTTGATGCGCAAGACAAGCGGCAGGGTCGCGAGACGCTGTATTTTGGCACCACGGGCAAGGGCGGGCACCTATACGCCGTAGACGCGGCAAGCGGCGAGGTGATCTTTAAACTTGACACCGGCGGCACCGAGTATTTTGCGTGGTACGAGGATAAAATTTTACTCGCAGACCGCCGCGGCAAGCCCGTTTTGATTAGCGCGGACGACGGCTCGATCTTAAAAGAGGTGGGATTCGGCAAGTTTCAATTCGGCTCGGATCAGATCATGCTCGCTAGCGGCGGGCGCCTCTACGCCGTGGCAAACGACGGAGCCGCGATGTACGCCGTCTGCGCGGATATTTAA